A genome region from Carya illinoinensis cultivar Pawnee chromosome 2, C.illinoinensisPawnee_v1, whole genome shotgun sequence includes the following:
- the LOC122298537 gene encoding acetyl-coenzyme A carboxylase carboxyl transferase subunit alpha, chloroplastic-like isoform X4, whose protein sequence is MANETGLDFSDQIGALESKYKQALRELYTHLTPIQRLTIARHPNRPTVLDYILAITDKWVELHGDRAGYDDPAIVTGVGSMDGKTYMFIGHQKGRNTKENIARNFAMPTPHGYRKALRMMKYADHHGFPIITFVDTPGAFADLKSEELGQGEAIAHNLRTMFGLKVPVVTVVTGEGGSGGALAIACANKLFMLENSAFYVARFTFYGYSSLVFLMVCVFLKSLVATFLGPVLKHVLQYCGNLPKLLLSFKLMQAAERLRITAQEHYRLKIADGIIPEPLGGAHNDPLWTSQQIKLAITKAIQELASMDKKELLNHRRLKYRSIGGFQEGIPVDPEKRLNMKPSDNNMPKTADIESELESLKKVIEDGRSNPATIQAIEKLKQDVNMEINRVFISMGLQERLALIKSELSKVTNLHDHPPNRNLKEDIDEIMQEFKKNFSRPGAYLGLKYKLGKLKMVSRLIEIKEKGEKLMAEINQKVHPEIKEKMDLLKNAQEKLVRGDSTSKDLIKEVERAKKDLEEVLRSANLNIVGVTKRKVATSSADIRKKIGDLNEEIGQEIGKVINEAGLGGKLRELKVEIAKGSSAKDVEKLKAEIKEGILAASDVTALKEKVDNLREELSSLTGSVTEGRVGAKNGGW, encoded by the exons GCTCTCAGAGAGTTATATACACATTTGACACCCATCCAACGCCTAACTATCGCTCGACATCCTAACAGACCAACAGTTCTAGACTATATATTGGCTATCACAGATAAG TGGGTGGAACTTCATGGAGATCGTGCTGGCTATGATGACCCCGCTATTGTAACTGGTGTTGGCAGCATGGATGGTAAGACCTACATGTTTATAGGCCATCAGAAAGGTAGAAACACAAAGGAGAACATTGCACGCAACTTTGCAATGCCAACTCCTCATGG TTATCGAAAAGCTTTGCGTATGATGAAATATGCTGATCATCATGGTTTTCCTATTATAACATTTGTTGACACACCTGGGGCCTTTGCTGATCTTAAATCCGAGGAACTTGGTCAA GGTGAAGCAATAGCCCATAACTTGAGGACAATGTTTGGCCTTAAGGTTCCCGTAGTAACAGTTGTAACAGGTGAAGGTGGTTCAGGAGGAGCTCTTGCCATTGCTTGTGCCAATAAATTGTTTATGCTAGAGAACTCTGCTTTCTATGTTGCAAG GTTCACCTTTTATGGTTATAGCTCTTTAGTGTTTCTCATGGTCTGTGTCTTTCTAAAGTCTCTTGTGGCTACATTTCTCGGACCAGTCCTGAAGCATGTGCTGCAATATTGTGGAAATCTTCCCAAGCTGCTCCTAAG TTTCAAACTTATGCAGGCAGCGGAAAGACTCAGGATAACAGCTCAAGAACATTACAGGCTTAAAATTGCTGATGGTATAATTCCA GAGCCTCTTGGCGGTGCACATAACGATCCTTTGTGGACCTCCCAACAAATTAAGCTTGCAATCACCAAGGCCATACAG GAATTGGCGAGTATGGATAAAAAAGAGTTGCTCAACCACCGCAGGCTCAAATACAGGTCAATTGGAGGCTTCCAAGAAGGCATTCCAGTGGACCCAGAGAAGAGACTCAACATGAAGCCATCAGACAACAACATGCCAAAGACTGCAGATATTGAGTCAGAGCTTGAGAGTTTAAAGAAGGTTATTGAAGATGGACGTTCAAATCCAGCTACCATCCAGGCAATTGAGAAACTCAAGCAAGATGTAAACATGGAGATTAACAGAGTATTTATTTCAATGGGCTTGCAAGAAAGGCTTGCATTGATTAAGTCAGAGTTATCCAAAGTAACTAATCTGCACGATCATCCCCCTAATCGTAACTTAAAGGAGGACATAGATGAGATCATGCAGGAATTCAAAAAGAACTTCTCACGACCAGGGGCCTATCTTGGGTTGAAGTACAAGCTTGGGAAGTTAAAAATGGTTAGCAGGCTCATTGAGATTAAAGAAAAGGGTGAGAAACTGATGGCAGAGATTAATCAGAAAGTTCATCCTGAgatcaaagaaaaaatggacCTTCTGAAGAATGCTCAGGAAAAATTGGTGAGGGGCGATTCCACGAGCAAAGATTTGATAAAGGAAGTGGAGAGAGCAAAGAAAGATCTAGAGGAGGTTCTCAGGTCAGCTAACTTGAATATCGTTGGGGTGACAAAGAGAAAGGTCGCCACTTCATCTGCAGATATAAGAAAGAAGATAGGAGATTTGAACGAAGAGATTGGCCAGGAGATTGGGAAAGTAATAAATGAAGCAGGACTTGGGGGCAAACTTAGGGAGTTGAAGGTGGAGATAGCAAAAGGCTCAAGTGCAAAAGATGTAGAAAAACTGAAAGCAGAGATAAAGGAGGGGATTCTTGCTGCTTCGGATGTCACGGCATTAAAGGAAAAGGTTGACAATCTCAGAGAGGAGTTGTCATCTTTAACAGGAAGTGTTACTGAAGGTAGGGTTGGTGCCAAAAATGGCGGATGGTGA